gtgtgtgagatgagtgcaCCGGTGTATGTCTCTgatgaggaggagtgtgtgctGGAGTCAACAGCGGCTGACCTGGGCAGTCGCACACATGCCAGACGCTTCCAGGCTCCAATAACAGAGCTGTCAGTCATCGGCCCTGCAGAAACACACATGCAGCAGGTCAGACAACACACAGTCTACACCGTTTACAGCATGGGTTATCAAACCTACCCAGAATTCCCGCTAAGGATTTGTGTGGAGTTTTTATCCAAACCACACAGGTGCCACATCTGTTGACTGAACAAAAACCTAGATGAGCTGATAAAACAAGTTGAATCAAGTGTGACTTCGGATTGGTGGACTTGAAAACATATTCCCATAACAACCCTTTGCAGAAATAATGAATAAGGCTTGCTTTATAGCTGGAGTGTAATACAGTGAGCTAATGTGCGTGTGCACGCAGGTTAACAAAGGCGAGCGGGTGGAGGAgaagctgcaggtgtttctgcGTGTTCGGCCTCTTACAGATGCAGAGCGACAGCGTGGAGAAAATCAGGTCACTTTGTCAAcctaacattttatttcattattttgtacAGTGCGAAAGAAATTAGCTGTTTGGGATACATGACTGTATAAATGGACTGTTGTCATTGAATTGTGTCGTTTGTAATGCTTTTGACAcgatgtgtgtgcatgcagggCTCGGTGTGTGTGCAGAGTGAAGATACACTCCTTCTGAAGGCCCCTAAAGACTCACACAGCATGAAGAatgcagagagaggagtgtcCCAGAGTGTACACAAGTTTATCTTCACACgggtacacacacaaacacacacacaaaatggttTACTGCCTTATGTCTGCTAAGTCATGGTTTATGATTGTCCACTGCATTTATGTGTACATTACTAATGTGTGGTATTTTGGATAATAGTACCCActgttacacatacacacttctcCTAATACTGCACTGTGTTCTGTTTGGGTTTGTGCAGATTTTTAGGGAAACAGCATCTCAGCAGGATGTGTATGAACAGATGATGAAAGAGATGGTGCGGGACGTCCTTCAGGGAGAAAACAGACTTCTGTACACATATGGAGTTACAAACTCGGGCAAGACCTACACCATTCAGGGTAACACAAACACCGAGTGCACGAAAAGGACATCAGCAACTTACTGTAGACATGAAGATGGTGAACACAGCAGTGTATTAATGATTGTCTCTGTGCAGGCTCTGCAGGTGAAGCCGGTCTCCTACCCCGAGCCTTAGTCTCTGTGTTCAGTACACTGGCTGGACAACTTTACCCCCGAGCCAACCTGAAGCCCATTCTCAAGCAGGAGGTTCGCCAACTTAGCGATGCAGAGGTCCGCACCGAGGAGGAAAGACGTTATGCTCTGCTGAGAGAGGTACATGTGCGCATCACCAACTCCTTTAAATCAGACAAATTAAAGTCTCCTTTCTCGCTTAAGTTTCAGTAGTGTATGTGTGCTTTCACGTATCCAGTATTTAGTGTATTTTACTGATCAATTTACATGTAAGGTCTGTGTGTTGgattgtaattgtgtgtatgtgtattacaGGAGGAGATGTGTAAACAACGTGGGGGTGTTAATGCAAGTGTTAGTTGGGACAGTGGGATCAGTGGACTCTCAGCCATCACACGACTGGAAGGTGAGATGGGCAATGCAGGCTCTGATGATCTGATGATGTAAAGCATTTCACACTACAGAGTGACGAAGTACACGCAGGACTGTGGTGTGGTTCAGAGAAAAAAGGGGCAAAGCTAGAAACAGTGCAGATCACTGAAAGGTAAAACCCAACGGTGCCAGATTCGTCCTGATCAATGTCATTGACTACCAAAGTTTGTGTACTGCACATTCCAAGTCAGACCCAGTCCTATATCACTTCCTATTCACTTTTCATGCTGCCTGATAAGGGCAGAAGATAAGTGTAAATATGACCTACACATTGCACTACAGTGCTATATACAATGTCATTTGAAAGTCACTTgtaatttattgcatttgtaacaacaaacaaatagctaatgtgtatttaattcaaattgGTATTGTTTGGGTCATTCAACAGCAAACACACCACTCAGCAttcccatttttattaaatatactgACGGCAAATATTGAAAGCACAATAGCCAAtattacagggttttttttttttttttttttttttaaaggagtgtatacaaagagaaagaatgaaaagcacaagtacaaaaaaagacaagacaCATAATAGACATTACTTATCAGAATAAGCCCACCCTTACCTGACCTGTTCAACATTCATAATACATAGATGTGGCAAATAGTGATATGCTATGCAATGTAGTTTTCAATTAGGCAAGCGATAAAAGGGTGCCAGAACATATTAAATTGTTCAGATTGACCCTTTAGACAATATTGAATTTGTTCTAGACGTAAAGTAGAAGTCAATACTCCAAACAATAATTTGACGAATTGTTTTCCCCAGAACTGCATTAGCAACTTCTTGTCTGTAATGAAATTGTATGCTAGCTATTTGTTTAGCAATATggttagtgtaagtgtaaaaTGGGAACCTCACAGGTCCCGCCCATACCAAAACACAAAAACGTGCTAATGCTAGTATGCATACTGTATTGTGTAATTAcaaatttattacatatataacgTAATTGTAATTCATCTCCTATTATGTAGAATCTGTGGAAGCTTAATTTATCAATGCGTAGAATAAAACTGACTGAAACAAGTTGTAGGAGGAAGCAgtcatcttttaataataaaacacctaCAGACCacgaaagtcaataaaatggaaattaaatagACATTAAAACTTTTTGTGCTTTCTGTGCGGCCTGGTACTAAGTGATCCACGACCCGGTGGCTGAGGACCCCTGCGTTAGGGCATGGATAGATCAGGATTTAGATTAGGCAATAGGTACCAAACTCCACTGTCTGCTGGAAAAGAGCCGTTTGGTAAACATGTTGATCAACATGTTTATTTACTTGAACTGCAGTGTGGTTTTTCTATATAAATGTATCCTAACCTCACACTTCTGTGCTACAGATTCAGACGGTGTGTGTTTGGACATCGATGGAATAGGACTCTGTGATGTCACTGTGGATAAAACAGTGCAGTTCAGCATCTGGGTTTCCTTTTATGAGATTTATAACGAGTTTGTTTATGATTTGCTGGAGCCACCCACATGTCTGCAGACACAGAAGAGGAATACCCTGAGACTAAGCGACGACAAGCACGGCAACGTCTATGTCAAAGGTACACACAGTATCTGCATATAACCTTTTAAATGCCAAGGGCTCGACCGGAGTgaggaataaatgtttttcacaATCTTGGAATTATAATTGATTATAAATTCTCCAGGACAGGGGAAATGTATTTGCACCCCCCCAGTTGTTGTATCTACAGTTACTACACCAGAGCATCTTTTCGGCAACTTCTCAGGTCCAGGTTTTAGAATGCAACATGACTTGACTTCCACAAGGGATATGGAGAGCAGGGGGTCTCCTGACTTTTTtaaatgtggtgttttttttgtgcgttgagtgtgtgtatatgtgtgttgcaacaaagaaaggtgtgtgttgtgtttgttatGTGCAGATCTGACTTGGGTGAATGTACGCAGTGCTGATGAGGCATGGCGAGTGCTCACTGTAGGGCGGAACAATCAGAGCTTTGCCAGCACACATCTCAACCACAACTCCAGTCGCAGGTatatactctctcacacacacacacacacaccacccgcacAAAAACCTCCAGCTATAGGTCAAGATTTTTGCCTTTTCAAGAGATTTAAAACAAactaatgtaaatgtttttgggtttttttttgtggcagaAACACAGTATGTAAGTTCACTGTTTATGAACATCACCGCTGTTTATACACATGTTCAAGTgatgtgtgttcgtgtgtgtttCAGTCACAGCGTGTTTACTGTACGAGTGCTGCATCTCCAGCCAGAGGGGGGCGCTACACACATCAGCGAGTGAgttacaccactacacacttaTTCTCCTACCTTTCACTTATATTTGTCAATGTGTAAAAGAAAGTCAGAAATGAAGCTACATTTGCCATTCCTAGATTATTTGAAATTCATTTTTTGATTCGATTTCATCcaatcatttttgttttgtgtttcgaCTGAAACAcctttatttattagtatacaAAGATATTAATacaagtgtgttttgttttaggttgtgtgtgtgtgacctggcCGGCTCTGAGCGCTGTAAAGATCAGCAGAACGGAGAACGGATGAAGGAGGCAAACAACATCAACACTTCTTTGCTCACACTGGGACGCTGCATCAACGCAATGAGACACAATCAGACGTACAGGTGAgtttacacattacacagtgTTCATAAGACACGAACCTCCCAGCGAGTAATGTCTTCTTCGTTAGGAGAGGTTAATGTATTAGCTCCCCTCTCACTGGTTGGTTAACTGATCACCCTAAGAGAATATTGACTGTGTTGTAGGCAGCGTCCAGCGCAGGTTGTTCCTTTCCGAGACAGTAAACTAACCCGAGTACTGCAGACTTTCTTCTCCGGACTCGGCCGCGCCTGCATGATGGTCAACATTAATTCCTGCAGTTCTAGTTATGATGAGACACTGCACGCCCTCAAGTTCTCTGCCATTGCCACACAGGTAGCACATGCGCACAAGTACACTCAGTGCAAGGCTTTGAGTCATTTCAGTCATTTCCATTTAGGTAACACACTCATTTTGTGATGTTGCTGATGTTCTAGCTGGTCCATGGTCCTGCCTCTAAGAGCCGTGTGGCCTACATTCTCTCCTTGCTGCGGGATGACCCCGCCCATGTGGACCATACCTTGAtagaggaagatgaggaggaggagactgATGAAGAGGAAGATGTTAGCATGTTTCAGCCTGAGGTGAGTGAGTGGCATTGATACACAATGATTTCTTCGCTGTTGAATTCTCTTCTCGTTGATACAGGAAATACTCCTAATCATACGCCATTTCGGCCTTTTACACAGAATAATAATCTGATCAGAGAAACATAATAacgttataacattatgaccggtgaagtaaataacactgattatctcatcatggcacctgttagtgggtgggatacgactgggtcagagcatctccagaactgcagctcttgtgggatgtttatggtctgcagtggtcagtatctatcaaaagtggtctaaggaacaatggtgaaccggcgacagggtcatgggcggccaaggcaCGTttatgcacatggggagcgaagactggcccatgtggtccaatccaacagacatgctgctgtagctcaaattgcttttaatgcttgatgggtcaggacAAAGgaagaccaacacaatattgggcaggtggtcataatgatATGCTCGGTCAGTGTATATTCCACTACATGCTACCTCGAAGTAACtgcaaaaatattacaaaatgtagAATTCAGAGAAATAGGgctgtaattaaaatattttaccaaTTATTCCATCGAGTATtcgtactttttctttattaaagagcaatactaaatatacaattgAAAAtgagacgggtctcttaaactaaaaaaagtaatttgtttccttttttagaaaaatttacattttattgcagAAATTGCACatgaatatctgtgaaaactaaacccattcagtgcatttaattgccatattacatctaaatgcaaatacacatatataaatataacatccttaataaaaatatacaaattaattttagatcactcaaaaaaagaaaaagtaagttcatgtatggtattttcttttaagttttttttttttatgtgtgatccaaaactttgttttctttggcctgaatctatggaagcctgtttcctccacataaaaaaagttttcctATTTCcgtttaaaagttttaaatagaTATTTCTCTCAAttgcgactttatttctcgtgaACATCCAACATTAAGAGAAACAAAGTCAGAACCGCGAGAAAAAAACaggcagcgtcttctgtgttgaCCTGTCAAGAGCGGTCCAGAATTTAACGGGTGGTGCGTCAgcaataatggtccgtgggtaaacacaatgctctgtgtgtagttaaatggactaaatgagcattgaggaaaataattacatttttaatttaaaataaaatcttttttttttgtattcaaattactcaATTAACTCAAGGAATTGTTTGAGCTTTACAGACAAATGACACTGGTTTAAACGGTCCCAAGTTTGCATACTACCAACAAATATGATTAGTTTGCAGGAATTCCTTTTTAATCTCACGATTGACATTAATGTTCATGTGTAGGCTCTGTTAAAGGCGATCAATGTGCTAAAGCGAGAGGTTCTGCGTCAGCGGCAGGAGAAAGATGAGCTGGAGCTAAAGATCAGAGACCAGGTGTGTACAGAGATGATGGAGGTCATCAACCGCATGCAGCACGACTTCAGGTAACAGATGCACACAcatgaataaatacacacatcttAACacctattaataataatcttggatagatagataatcaAACAAGCAGACATTGTTAAATAGTCAAAGAAAAAGATGGATTGACGAAGAGACGAATAGACAGATGGAATAGAGTGCTGCAGGACAGGTTTATTAGTGAGTGGGAGATCAGTACACAGAAAATACACTGGTCTCAGTTTAGGAACAAATTAACTGTGAATGTAAAATTAAGTATACATTTATCTCTGTTTCTGATTGCAGCGAGACAATGGAGAGCGAAAGAGAACTCATGGAGAATCGGTGCGAGAACAAAATCAACAACCTGAAGAGCAGCTTAAAGAAATACTACAGTCAGCAGCTGGAGGTGAGAAACATGACTCATTTCAAAACTATGCTCCTGACCTCTGCACTGCTATTAAAATCTGAATTCTCTAGAAAAATTAGTGACAAATAAAACATGTCGAAACCCCCTCTGTGTTTCAGGAGCAAGATGAGCAGATCCAAGAGCTCAGTGAAGCACTGAGAGAAATGGAGGGAAGAAGCACAGCTCCTATGTTTCCTTCTCTGGTGGAGTGTGATGGACCGCGGCGATCTCAACGCTTAGCTTCgtcacacaaacacagcgaCCAGCAAGAACATGCGGAGCTGGAGCACACAAAAGCCGATCTAGCACAAGTTAAAGCTGAGCTGGAGCAGTGCAGAGCTGAGCTTGATCTCAAACAAACCGAGCTTACGCTCAAAACACTTGGTAAGATACAATAACACACTGAACACATAGTCCGTTAGCCAAGATGTGTCTGTGGTCATTTTGTCTGAAGATACTAGCCGAGGAATATTTTTTAACTTAACTAGATTTTGATcccaaaaaacatttgaaactcGTAGTTCTTTTTTGTCTATTTCTGATTTTTGCACCAAAATGACATCACCTGTTGATATCATCTGGAATATATAGATCATATATTTTGTGCTACtattagaggttgaccgatagtggattttaccgatagctaggttggatcatacttgccgataaccgattaatcaacctatagtttttaaaatagatggtggataaaacaaaaaaaacaatcataacactccatgtaaaatagtactgaactttattacaaaaatgtaataaaaaaaagtgttgaatcatgaaaaatatgctaaataaaGTAACTATGAATATATTactgaataaatataatgatgtaatttataaataataaatataaaatagcgCTCTCCGGACAAAACGCAGtatcacgtgtaaaaacaaacaacacgtggcatcagtgattcgcctctagaggccgctcttttAATGACAGCGGCCCGGAAGCTATCGGTGCCGGTTAATCTGCAAAACCGATTAATCAGTAGACCTCTAGCCGCGATCACTGATTAAGGACGTGTGTTGGGACAAATATCTAAAACAGCAGTAAGTGGCCTGGAATATCTATAACTAAAATAATATGGTTATGACAATAGATGATTCTATTCTTATAGAAGATTGAGATATGTTACTAGTCTCTGATTGGACAGTATAGGTCTGTGTGCCCCCTTCCCTGTGTGACACTGTAGTtcacttatattttttttatttatttcaacattGTTAATAGCAACCAAGAGGCCATTTTCCTGATGTTTATCATGGGAAAAACAAAGTTCTAATAAAGTTAATACATCTATGTCTCACCTCTTTGTTTTCTCTTCCTCAGAGCTAAAGCGGTTTCAGGATCATCCAGGAGCCTCAAGCCTGACTGCGACTGCAGAGCGCAAGCTCATTGATGGACAGAAGGTGTGTGATAATACTGTGCATATATTTAAGcttgaagtgttttattataattttgaaACAGTTTAGAAAATCTGAAAATCTATATTAGTAAATATAGAGTGAACTGAATGAAACACTAACCCAGTTAGTGCTCATGATTATCATAGTAGGTAATAGAGAGCGGTTTGGGTCACAACAGGTAAAGCGCTCCTGTTTTACAGCATTTCCTGATGTTTCTGTGCATGTTTAGACTCTGAGGCAGTTGCGTGCTGATCTGCGCGCACTGGTGTTGAAGCTCCAGTCTGGAGAGCGAGCGTGCTGTCATTATACAGACGGAGAGAAACTTCGCACAGCCCTCAACACTGCCGACTCAACACTCCTCAAACAGGtactaacaaacacacactcaaatactaaacaccaacatttatcagacacacactgtactcactctgtttgtgtgtgtttatataggaTCAGATGCTGATGGATCTTCACTCAACTATGCAGCTCCTTAAAGCTCAGCTCCACCGTAAAGATGAGACTCTGTCAGATCTTAAGCGACCTTTCACTACTACTACCCCTGTCACCCCTGCAACCTCCAGCTCCTGCACTAGACGGGGCTGCGGGGTTGCCGTGGCAATGGTGGAGAACCAACCGCCTGGGAAACGAGCTTTCCTGCGGCTCTTTACGCCATCACGTAGCAGCAAAATGAGAGAGAAGCCAGAAACCACGACACCGTATGCCCGCATACTGCGCTCACGCCAACCCTCTCCCCCACCCAGCCCCGCCCTCGCACGCCGGGGCAGGTTCTAACCACACCCACTTGACTTCTGACTCTTCTCACATTTACTGTGTTAACGTCAGCACGTTGTTTCTGTTACTTCCCAACTCTAGTCccattgtgcttttttttcagcttgCTTAACACTGATATTAATCTATAACACCAAATCTCACCACTCAGCTATTTACTATAATACTTTCTGGGTCGAAGATGGTGTGTTGGAAGCAGGGACACTAAAATATGCAGGACCGGGGCATCTCCGGGACCAGGGTTGGGAACCTGTGCTGTAATTCAAGATGCTTAATTAAGCAAGCCTAACGGATTACACAGCAGCTTCTCCTCACTTTATACTCTCACATCACAACATTTTCTTAAAGAACTACTCGTTAACGGCTCTTTATTGTAATACccatcatgctttttttttttgcaaaagtatTACATAATgtaatactgtgtgtatatataatattggtttattatataatagtaGTACAATTAAagaaatagtatttttttaaaaatataatacaactaCATTTTGGATCTTTGTAACAGTTCATTTGGGAGATAACGAATGCAGTGTTAATTATGTGAATGAGCTGTGATGAACACTAGTCACGAGTCAGTAAACGTAAAGTTCGGAAGTGAAAGTTTATTCCAAATATTTGATTGGATGTTTTCTCCagaggaaattttttttaataacgttTAAAGCTTTAATAACGCAGTTTGTACAGTTGTGTGTATGCACCTTGTTGCACAGAggcatttattctttttatatttacactgtaataTTGAAATGGCCAGTGTGTTTATACTGATAgtcatgtgtgtgatgtgattttAGAGACTGGTCATGTATTTACATGTTCATGTAATAAGTCTGTCTTCAAATCTATATGCTGTTAATTACACACTTTTCACATCCACACTGTTATGGAGTGAATAAAACACATTCGCTGATACAGATATGactgcaaatgtttttaatccacacacacacaccctaaagATTAGTTGAAATGTGTGAACCATAATGGGATATGCACAGAAGATCAACAGGCTGACACCTTATTAAATATAGTATCGTGTaaaacactgatcacacacaactTTTACATGAGATTCAACAACTCACACAATCacgaagaaaaataaatacacgcGCATTCTCCATTTAATCACAGCACGCATTTGCTGATGCATCACTGtgtgcagttttatttaaaatagttgtaGAAAAGTCCAGTAAGAGAATTTTATACCACTGAATATGAAGTCATGTGACCTGAACTACACCAGATATACATCTCTATTTTGACTGCTCCAGAAGGAAGTGCTAGTTGGTGAAGTTTACAATCATCGTTAATGAAATTCCTTCAGACCATAAGctttttcctgtattttttttatcctcagtGTCTCCTGCAGGATGTTCTCTAATCACTGTGAGAACCATTTAGTCACGTTGCTGAAACTGAGCCACAGCTCTGAACTTCTCATGGTCATGCTCCTGTAgcattttcatttaaaccaaATTACACATACAACTATTTCTGAGCAAGCTGAAAATATCAATCTGTACAGGATAAGACGATTAAGTAAGAACtatgtgtatgggtgtgtgtcaAGGTGTGATGGAGGACAGGTCGAGAGGTGAAACTCTTCGAATGGGTGTAGTGGTGTTGTATACATTCTGCAGGGTGTGTGTGGCAGTGTTAAGTGGGTTAAACACACTCTGTTCAGATGATGGTTCTCCCTGTTCCCTCACGGCGGAGATCTGACGGAGCAGAGCTTTTCCCTCCTCAcgtgcctacacacacacaaaaattgtTGAAAAACTTTTGAGAGAGCTGCAgatgtataataattaataatgcatGTGTGGGCAGTTACCCTCGCAATTCCACACACTTCTCATAACATTTATCATCCGTGTTAAAAAGAATGTCTGAACTAATGCTGCTGTTATTGATTCATTTAGTAATCGTATTCTAACAATTATTTCATTGATTAATcgagtactttttctttattaaaaagcaatactaaatgagagagagaaaataagacgagTCTCTCATGGATGAACAAtcatttggttttctttttggaaaaatgcaaatttttcgttgctgaaattgcatacaagaatatcggtaaaaactaaacccatttagttgCCATATTACCTCAAAATACAAATCCAGTTGCGTTCAAAATTCAGCATAGAACTTAtgggaaaatatttgtttaatgaaaaaattacTCTCAAtcgtattcatttattcattcaatctCGCACAGTATAAATGATGTGGTATTTCTTGTCTGTGGAAAAGCTGCTTGAAGTTTTCCCCAAATTAAATCCATGTGTTTATCGGCAGATTTAAAAACGTGCTCCACTACCTGCTCTACACAGCCACTGCAGAGGGAaatttttactattaaaaatatatttcaaattcatttaaaaatggtaACCGCACTGTTTTTGTTCAAGGCCAACAGAAATTGAACATCCACTTCAAAGTTTGATGAGtgcatgctgagatgtttttctactcaccactgtaaacaatattataaGTTACTATGTGCTTCCTGGCAACTAAACCAAATCTGGCAGTTATTCTCATTTCCCCCTAATCCaatgtttgatgtgaatattAATTGAAATTGTTGACCTGTCTGCATCTTGACCTGTGCAGCTGCTACATGATTAGCTGAATCAATTACTGCACAAATGATTAGGTATCACAGACACCACGtcatattattgtgtgtgtatatttgtatgatacTCACTTCATTGTAGTCACAGCAGCGTTGTGCACACAGGGATGCCTCGTCATACAGTTTGTTCTTGAAGTAATACTGACCAAGATAACGCAAAGCTGTGCTCACCTCCACATGCTCTAACTGctcctgcgcacacacacacatacacatgtttaACAACTTCCACTTAAAAGTGCCTTAAATACTTGTTTaaaaatgctcagttgtatttagtgattaaacatttaaatttaggtacaatacattttctaaaccatgtatttgaataaaataatgtcTAACCTAAACACAGATGTTTTAAATCACATCAGAAAACACTTTCAGTTTGTCATAATACTCAACAGGAAGACTctcaaaacaataaaagtgtacaCCATTAAACACTCATCCttataacaataaacaaacacttaCAGCATTAATACTTACCCCACATGAGAAAATGTCCtggatgtagatgatgtagCACTGAGCCGCATCGTCTGATTCATTTAGCTGCTCATGAAGCCtggacacacagacaccaaacacatgaacacagttcatcacacacacctgcttccAATCACTTTGCactaacaataacaataataataacaataataacaatacttGGCAAGTTTGAGCAGCGCCATCCTCTCCACATCTCCTACTGAATAAGCTCGCCAGTAACACtgcaacacatacacaccatattAGCATCATCCACTTAAACATCAACATAACTCAGTATGATGTTCAGAGCTCCTGACCTTTTTAGCTTCAACCTGCTGTGAGAGTTTTTCATAACATTCGCCAAGAGCTACAAGCATACGGGAGTCATTGGGcctggaaaaaacacacacacattcagtaacAATGCtaataaaccaaaaacagaaTCGAAGTAATGGTTCCTTGTGTCTTTATACATTTGGAGTTTGAGATTTGTGATCCACTCTGTAACTGTGCTGCATTTAGTTCCAGTTATTGCAGGTTAAAGGAAAATGAGGGTGAAAAAATTCGCACAAAACAACACCTACTTTGTAAAACACAATAGCTAATTTAAAGTCCCATCCTTGCAGTGAAACCTTCAGTCATAATGTATAAACTGTTgcgtaattaaaaacaaatttggcTTACGCTAAAAAGCATT
This Silurus meridionalis isolate SWU-2019-XX chromosome 15, ASM1480568v1, whole genome shotgun sequence DNA region includes the following protein-coding sequences:
- the kif20a gene encoding kinesin-like protein KIF20A, producing the protein MSAPVYVSDEEECVLESTAADLGSRTHARRFQAPITELSVIGPAETHMQQVNKGERVEEKLQVFLRVRPLTDAERQRGENQGSVCVQSEDTLLLKAPKDSHSMKNAERGVSQSVHKFIFTRIFRETASQQDVYEQMMKEMVRDVLQGENRLLYTYGVTNSGKTYTIQGSAGEAGLLPRALVSVFSTLAGQLYPRANLKPILKQEVRQLSDAEVRTEEERRYALLREEEMCKQRGGVNASVSWDSGISGLSAITRLEDSDGVCLDIDGIGLCDVTVDKTVQFSIWVSFYEIYNEFVYDLLEPPTCLQTQKRNTLRLSDDKHGNVYVKDLTWVNVRSADEAWRVLTVGRNNQSFASTHLNHNSSRSHSVFTVRVLHLQPEGGATHISELCVCDLAGSERCKDQQNGERMKEANNINTSLLTLGRCINAMRHNQTYRQRPAQVVPFRDSKLTRVLQTFFSGLGRACMMVNINSCSSSYDETLHALKFSAIATQLVHGPASKSRVAYILSLLRDDPAHVDHTLIEEDEEEETDEEEDVSMFQPEALLKAINVLKREVLRQRQEKDELELKIRDQVCTEMMEVINRMQHDFSETMESERELMENRCENKINNLKSSLKKYYSQQLEEQDEQIQELSEALREMEGRSTAPMFPSLVECDGPRRSQRLASSHKHSDQQEHAELEHTKADLAQVKAELEQCRAELDLKQTELTLKTLELKRFQDHPGASSLTATAERKLIDGQKTLRQLRADLRALVLKLQSGERACCHYTDGEKLRTALNTADSTLLKQDQMLMDLHSTMQLLKAQLHRKDETLSDLKRPFTTTTPVTPATSSSCTRRGCGVAVAMVENQPPGKRAFLRLFTPSRSSKMREKPETTTPYARILRSRQPSPPPSPALARRGRF